The following are encoded in a window of Pseudofrancisella aestuarii genomic DNA:
- the glyS gene encoding glycine--tRNA ligase subunit beta, with protein sequence MTIEKKDFLFELGTEELPPKALKKLAQSLLSSVEEQLKEAKVSFGKGVWFASPRRLAFSILDLASEQEDVIVEKQGPFLHLAYKDGQPTQVGLGFAKSCGVELDELDKIDTPKGEKLFFKSIQEGQKTTKLLEEIIAKALKQLPIPKMMRWGDSSVEFVRPVHWVLAMYGDDVVDMTILDHKASNITYGHRFHHPEAISISRISTYKDKLAQAMVLVDWEDRKALVIEQAKELAAKHGYNVVLDADLVEEVNAIVEFPNAMLCSFNKDFLRVPQEALISSMQEHQKCFPLLDNNKKMVANFITISNIQSKKPELVTTGNQKVMNARLSDAAFFYDTDVKKPLDSFLVKLENVTFQNKLGNMLQKAKRIANTSQELAKLSQEDGEIAYRAGLLAKADLISDMVFEFTDLQGIIGKYYAKAHGEPDVIADAIEQQYWPKYSGAELPQSKIANCVALADKLDTLVGIFGIGQKPSGNKDPFALRRSAIGILRILRDTDLDISLEQVLDVAFLSYKEVNNLVFKTDIKDEIISFCIDRFKNLYKEEGVPNDVFESVINTNSSSVKDFGLRVQAITGFLNSSSAASLISSNKRVANILAKNSQELKGAYDISISNKAGNQYEINLAENIEKVTQKVHHEVSIRNYETALELLSSLDKSISDFFDNVMVMDEDDSLRKNRIALLNNLHKLFISVADISKLN encoded by the coding sequence ATGACTATTGAAAAAAAAGATTTTTTATTTGAATTAGGTACTGAAGAGCTACCTCCTAAAGCTCTTAAAAAATTAGCTCAATCATTATTGTCAAGCGTAGAAGAACAGTTAAAAGAAGCTAAAGTGAGCTTTGGTAAAGGAGTATGGTTTGCTTCTCCAAGAAGGTTGGCTTTTTCTATTCTGGATTTAGCAAGTGAGCAAGAGGATGTTATTGTTGAAAAACAAGGACCATTCTTACATTTAGCATATAAAGATGGTCAACCTACACAAGTTGGTTTAGGCTTTGCAAAATCTTGTGGAGTAGAGTTAGATGAGTTAGATAAAATAGATACTCCAAAGGGAGAAAAACTTTTCTTTAAGTCTATTCAAGAAGGGCAAAAAACAACTAAGCTTTTAGAAGAAATAATAGCTAAAGCTTTAAAGCAACTTCCGATACCAAAGATGATGAGATGGGGTGATTCATCAGTAGAGTTTGTAAGACCTGTACATTGGGTTTTAGCTATGTATGGTGATGATGTTGTTGATATGACTATACTTGACCATAAAGCTAGTAATATTACATATGGACATAGATTTCATCATCCAGAGGCTATTTCAATATCTCGTATTTCTACATATAAAGATAAATTAGCTCAAGCTATGGTTTTAGTAGATTGGGAAGACAGAAAAGCTTTAGTGATTGAACAAGCAAAAGAGCTAGCAGCAAAACATGGTTATAATGTGGTTTTAGATGCTGATCTGGTAGAGGAAGTAAATGCAATAGTTGAATTTCCAAATGCTATGTTATGTAGCTTTAATAAGGACTTCTTAAGAGTTCCTCAAGAAGCATTAATATCTTCTATGCAAGAACATCAAAAATGTTTTCCGTTATTAGATAATAATAAAAAAATGGTTGCTAATTTTATTACTATCTCAAATATTCAAAGTAAGAAGCCAGAGTTAGTAACTACAGGAAATCAAAAAGTTATGAATGCTAGATTGTCAGATGCAGCATTCTTTTATGATACAGATGTTAAAAAACCTTTAGATAGCTTCTTAGTTAAGCTTGAAAATGTAACTTTCCAAAATAAGCTTGGAAATATGCTACAAAAGGCTAAAAGGATAGCAAATACATCACAAGAGCTAGCTAAGCTATCTCAAGAGGATGGAGAAATTGCATATAGAGCAGGGCTTTTGGCAAAAGCAGATTTAATATCAGATATGGTTTTTGAGTTTACTGATTTGCAAGGCATTATTGGTAAGTATTATGCAAAAGCACATGGTGAGCCTGATGTGATAGCTGATGCTATAGAGCAGCAATATTGGCCAAAATATTCTGGTGCAGAGCTACCACAAAGTAAGATAGCTAATTGTGTTGCTTTGGCAGATAAGCTAGATACTCTAGTTGGAATATTTGGAATAGGGCAGAAACCTTCAGGTAACAAAGATCCTTTTGCACTTAGAAGATCTGCTATAGGTATATTAAGAATACTCCGTGATACAGATCTAGATATTTCTTTAGAACAGGTTTTAGATGTGGCTTTTTTAAGCTATAAAGAAGTAAATAATCTAGTGTTTAAAACTGATATTAAAGATGAAATAATAAGCTTTTGTATAGATAGATTTAAGAATCTATATAAAGAAGAAGGTGTGCCAAATGATGTATTTGAATCAGTAATTAATACTAATTCTTCATCTGTAAAAGATTTTGGTTTAAGAGTGCAAGCGATTACTGGATTTTTAAATTCTAGTTCAGCAGCTAGTCTTATTTCATCTAATAAGAGAGTAGCAAATATTCTAGCTAAAAACTCTCAAGAATTAAAAGGTGCTTATGATATTTCTATAAGTAATAAAGCTGGTAATCAATATGAAATAAATTTAGCTGAGAATATAGAAAAAGTAACTCAAAAAGTTCATCATGAAGTTTCTATTAGAAATTATGAAACAGCTTTAGAGCTTCTAAGTAGTCTTGATAAAAGTATTAGTGATTTTTTTGATAATGTAATGGTTATGGATGAAGATGATAGTCTTAGAAAAAACCGTATAGCATTATTAAATAATCTTCATAAACTATTTATTTCAGTAGCAGATATTTCTAAATTAAATTAA
- a CDS encoding HAD family acid phosphatase, which produces MNKLYKSFVLLVLSTWGVMSYAAFTPTNLTQAKDQVKEYYESGQHAIEVSETLQKAKDVLYRSAWYNKKIKEPRKLAIVYDIDDTALNNYSIMKKYSFADTDAVWDVIQKSTDIPANEGALELYNEARELNVSVFFITARLEKYKDTTKKAIENAGYTDYQGLYLISEKYEKLPFSDFKADVRREITENGYHIVLNIGDQYSDLVGGYSDYVYKLPNYMYGSY; this is translated from the coding sequence ATGAATAAATTATATAAAAGTTTTGTATTGTTAGTATTAAGCACATGGGGAGTAATGAGTTATGCTGCTTTTACTCCTACTAATCTTACACAGGCAAAAGATCAAGTTAAAGAATATTATGAATCTGGCCAACACGCCATAGAAGTTAGTGAAACTCTTCAAAAAGCTAAAGATGTTTTATATAGAAGTGCTTGGTATAACAAGAAAATAAAAGAGCCTAGGAAATTAGCTATAGTTTACGATATTGATGATACTGCATTAAATAACTATTCAATTATGAAGAAGTATAGTTTTGCAGATACTGATGCTGTGTGGGATGTCATACAGAAAAGTACAGATATTCCAGCTAATGAAGGTGCTTTGGAATTATATAATGAAGCTCGTGAGTTAAATGTGTCTGTGTTCTTCATCACAGCTAGATTAGAGAAGTATAAAGACACTACTAAAAAGGCTATAGAAAATGCAGGCTATACTGATTATCAAGGACTATATCTAATTAGTGAGAAATATGAAAAGCTACCATTTAGTGATTTCAAAGCAGATGTTCGTAGAGAGATAACAGAAAATGGCTACCATATAGTATTAAATATAGGCGATCAATATAGTGATTTAGTAGGTGGATATTCTGATTATGTTTATAAACTTCCTAACTATATGTATGGAAGCTATTAA